In Ipomoea triloba cultivar NCNSP0323 chromosome 7, ASM357664v1, a single genomic region encodes these proteins:
- the LOC116026314 gene encoding basic form of pathogenesis-related protein 1-like: MEFSFLQVSIAIIALAAIAHTSFGQAACDSDCIKDFVAAHDAARETVGAPPVKWNSTLADFAESYATKRSADCAAQHSHGPYGENIAMASAELSPADSVKLWMDEKPNYDQKSNSCTGGECHHYTQVVWRGTASIGCARATCKTGWMFVTCNYYPPGNYLGERPY, encoded by the coding sequence atggagTTTTCTTTTCTGCAGGTCTCCATCGCCATAATTGCCTTAGCCGCCATTGCTCATACATCTTTCGGACAAGCCGCATGTGATTCTGATTGCATTAAAGACTTTGTTGCTGCACATGACGCTGCCCGAGAAACTGTTGGTGCTCCACCTGTTAAGTGGAACTCCACCTTAGCAGACTTCGCCGAATCCTATGCAACCAAGAGGTCTGCTGACTGTGCGGCGCAGCACTCACATGGGCCGTATGGAGAAAACATTGCGATGGCCTCTGCCGAATTGTCACCGGCGGATTCCGTAAAGTTGTGGATGGATGAGAAGCCAAACTATGACCAAAAGTCAAATTCTTGCACCGGCGGAGAATGCCACCATTATACGCAGGTGGTTTGGCGCGGCACCGCGAGTATTGGCTGTGCTAGGGCTACATGCAAAACTGGTTGGATGTTCGTCACCTGCAACTATTACCCTCCAGGAAACTATCTGGGCGAACGTCCTTATTAA